The following proteins are co-located in the Mesorhizobium sp. M1E.F.Ca.ET.045.02.1.1 genome:
- the nadA gene encoding quinolinate synthase NadA has translation MAGALPMAASLYERVRRVIPPVEWLAFAGDIEAILALKRERNAVVLAHNYQTPEIFHCVADIVGDSLALAHKAVTVDADIIVVAGVHFMAETAKLLNPNKTVLIPDLSAGCSLAESITADDVRLMRLRYPGVPVVTYVNTSAAVKAESDICCTSGNAKAVVESLGVARVLMLPDEYLARNVAADTDVEIIAWKGHCEVHERFTAADIRELRDAHPGVIVLAHPECPPDVVAEAEFSGSTAAMSDYVEREKPTRVVLLTECSMSDNVAVAHPDVEFVRPCNLCPHMKRINLANIRAALEQNRHEVRIDPEIAGPARRAVERMLSL, from the coding sequence ATGGCTGGGGCGTTACCTATGGCTGCGTCCCTGTATGAGCGTGTCCGGCGGGTGATCCCTCCCGTTGAATGGCTCGCGTTCGCCGGCGATATTGAAGCCATCTTAGCGCTGAAGCGTGAGCGCAATGCGGTGGTGCTGGCGCACAATTACCAGACGCCCGAAATTTTTCATTGCGTGGCAGACATCGTCGGCGACAGCCTGGCGTTGGCCCACAAGGCGGTGACGGTCGACGCCGACATCATCGTGGTTGCCGGCGTTCATTTCATGGCCGAGACGGCAAAACTGCTCAATCCGAACAAGACCGTGCTCATCCCGGATCTCAGCGCCGGCTGCTCGCTGGCCGAATCGATCACGGCAGACGACGTGCGGTTAATGCGGCTGCGGTATCCGGGGGTCCCCGTTGTTACTTACGTCAACACATCGGCCGCCGTAAAAGCGGAGTCCGACATCTGCTGCACGTCCGGCAACGCGAAGGCGGTGGTGGAATCGCTTGGCGTGGCGCGTGTGCTGATGCTGCCGGACGAATATCTGGCGAGGAACGTGGCAGCCGATACAGACGTCGAGATCATCGCCTGGAAAGGCCATTGCGAGGTGCATGAGCGCTTCACCGCAGCAGACATTCGGGAACTGCGCGATGCCCATCCAGGCGTCATCGTGCTGGCCCATCCAGAATGCCCACCAGACGTTGTCGCGGAGGCGGAGTTCTCCGGCTCGACCGCAGCGATGTCGGATTATGTCGAGCGGGAGAAACCGACGCGTGTCGTCCTTCTGACCGAATGTTCGATGAGCGACAACGTCGCGGTCGCGCATCCCGACGTCGAGTTCGTTCGCCCATGCAACCTGTGCCCGCACATGAAGCGCATCAACCTGGCCAACATTCGCGCCGCGCTCGAGCAGAACCGGCATGAGGTCCGGATTGATCCGGAAATTGCCGGCCCCGCCCGCCGCGCGGTCGAGCGCATGCTTTCCCTATGA
- a CDS encoding L-aspartate oxidase: protein MSLEVRDIAGAPVVIGGGIAGLMTALHLAPEPVVLLTNAPLGTGACSELAQGGLAASLGGDDGPDFHLCDTIAAGDGLCDEATVRRVVRAAPEAIRTIQRFGVAFDQHPDRALRLGLEAAHSRRRIVHAAGDATGRELVRVLIAAVRRTASITTIENVEVRRLVVQDGSVIAVVAAGRAGALALPTRRAVLATGGVGGLFCDTTNPAGSWGHGLALAAWAGAELADLEFIQFHPTALDGPRRPMPLVSEAVRGEGAVLIDERGERFLADTPGGELAPRDVVARAIWHQLAVGRRVFLDARQSLGPRFGKRFPGIAELCRSAGVDPATDPIPVRPAAHYHMGGVAVDSAGRSSIEGLWACGEVACTGLHGANRLASNSLTEAAVTASWVAESVAGTSYTRRPRRCSTFVPPRPDASAVRPIVSAALGIIRDGEAMREAVATLLPIAADNVAASGPALVSLMIAVAALGREESRGAHCRSDFPLHDADARPSRLTLHSAMRAAAALDCRATIRST, encoded by the coding sequence ATGAGCCTGGAGGTTCGCGACATCGCCGGGGCGCCGGTCGTCATCGGCGGCGGCATTGCCGGCCTGATGACGGCGCTTCATCTGGCGCCGGAACCGGTCGTGCTTTTGACCAACGCGCCGCTTGGAACCGGAGCCTGCAGTGAGCTTGCCCAGGGCGGTCTTGCGGCAAGTCTCGGCGGCGACGACGGCCCGGATTTTCACCTTTGCGACACGATAGCTGCCGGCGACGGACTCTGCGACGAGGCCACGGTGCGGCGAGTGGTCCGAGCTGCACCCGAAGCGATTAGGACGATCCAAAGGTTCGGCGTCGCCTTCGACCAGCACCCTGACCGCGCGTTGCGACTTGGGCTCGAGGCGGCACACTCGCGACGGCGGATTGTGCATGCAGCCGGCGACGCCACCGGTCGCGAGTTGGTGCGCGTGCTCATCGCCGCGGTTCGGCGTACAGCCTCGATCACCACTATCGAAAATGTGGAGGTCCGCCGGCTGGTCGTGCAGGACGGGTCGGTCATCGCCGTGGTCGCCGCAGGACGAGCCGGCGCGCTCGCTCTGCCCACGCGTCGCGCGGTGCTGGCGACCGGCGGCGTCGGCGGGCTGTTTTGCGATACGACAAACCCCGCTGGCTCATGGGGTCACGGGCTGGCGCTCGCCGCATGGGCGGGGGCGGAACTCGCCGACTTGGAATTCATACAGTTCCATCCAACTGCGCTCGACGGTCCGCGCCGGCCGATGCCGCTGGTGAGCGAAGCCGTGCGTGGCGAAGGCGCGGTGCTCATCGATGAGCGAGGAGAGCGCTTCCTCGCTGACACACCTGGCGGTGAACTTGCGCCTCGCGACGTCGTCGCGCGCGCCATTTGGCACCAGCTTGCCGTTGGACGCCGCGTATTCCTGGATGCACGGCAAAGTCTCGGCCCGAGATTTGGCAAGCGTTTTCCAGGCATCGCCGAATTGTGCCGGAGCGCAGGGGTCGACCCCGCGACCGACCCGATCCCGGTGCGCCCGGCGGCACATTATCACATGGGCGGCGTCGCCGTAGACAGCGCCGGCCGCAGCTCCATCGAGGGATTGTGGGCCTGCGGTGAGGTCGCCTGTACCGGCCTGCACGGCGCCAACCGCCTGGCCAGCAACTCGCTCACCGAAGCGGCGGTCACCGCGAGCTGGGTTGCCGAAAGCGTTGCCGGCACGTCGTATACCCGGCGACCGCGCAGATGCTCCACATTCGTCCCTCCACGACCAGACGCTTCCGCGGTCCGCCCAATTGTCTCCGCCGCCCTGGGTATCATCCGCGACGGCGAGGCAATGCGCGAAGCGGTGGCGACCCTGCTGCCGATCGCAGCTGACAATGTCGCTGCCTCTGGTCCGGCTTTGGTCTCACTGATGATCGCCGTGGCGGCCCTGGGGCGGGAAGAGAGTCGAGGCGCGCACTGTCGGTCCGATTTCCCGCTCCACGATGCCGACGCGCGCCCATCACGGCTGACACTGCACAGCGCAATGCGGGCCGCGGCCGCACTCGATTGCCGGGCTACCATACGGAGCACCTGA
- the nadC gene encoding carboxylating nicotinate-nucleotide diphosphorylase → MISFSPLPATLIEPIVRGALLEDLGRCGDLTSDAVIPHDCTATLVLKSRQAGVVAGLDLVSYAFLLVEPAINIQIWRPDGSDVGAGETIAKLSGPARGLLTAERTALNFLCRLSGIATATAAMVEAVRGHKARIVSTRKTTPGLRVLEKYAVRVGGGANHRFGLDDGVLIKDNHIAIAGDIRTAIERARAAAGHMVKVEVEVDTLKQLDAALAIGVDAVLLDNMSVEDLARAVSIVGGRTITEASGRVTPKTAAAIAATGVDLISMGWLTHSAPILDIGLDMPDHQNICKHLN, encoded by the coding sequence ATGATTTCATTCTCCCCCCTCCCCGCGACCCTGATCGAACCGATTGTGCGCGGTGCGCTCCTCGAAGACCTGGGCAGATGCGGCGACCTGACCAGCGATGCGGTTATCCCGCATGATTGCACTGCCACGTTGGTGCTCAAATCGAGGCAGGCGGGCGTCGTTGCCGGGCTCGATCTGGTCTCGTACGCCTTCCTGCTCGTGGAACCCGCGATCAACATCCAGATCTGGCGCCCTGATGGCAGCGATGTCGGGGCCGGGGAAACCATTGCAAAATTGTCCGGACCCGCGCGAGGCCTGCTCACGGCCGAACGCACTGCCCTCAATTTCTTATGCCGGCTGAGCGGCATTGCCACTGCCACAGCGGCGATGGTTGAGGCCGTGCGCGGTCACAAGGCGAGGATCGTATCGACGCGAAAGACGACGCCCGGCCTGCGGGTATTGGAAAAATACGCCGTGCGCGTCGGCGGCGGTGCCAATCACCGCTTCGGCCTCGATGACGGCGTGCTCATAAAGGACAACCACATCGCGATCGCCGGCGATATCCGCACAGCAATAGAGCGGGCGCGCGCCGCCGCAGGGCATATGGTGAAGGTCGAGGTTGAGGTCGACACGCTGAAGCAGCTCGATGCAGCGCTCGCGATTGGTGTTGACGCGGTGCTGCTCGACAATATGTCGGTCGAGGATCTTGCCCGCGCGGTTTCTATAGTGGGTGGCCGTACGATCACCGAGGCTTCCGGTCGGGTGACGCCGAAAACGGCGGCGGCGATTGCGGCGACCGGTGTCGATCTCATCTCCATGGGATGGCTGACGCACAGCGCCCCGATCCTCGACATCGGCCTGGACATGCCGGACCACCAGAACATCTGCAAGCATTTGAACTGA
- the bioB gene encoding biotin synthase BioB — MQSVDGTPPRWNRKEAEAIYGMPFNDLLFLAQTIHRQNFDRNRVQLSRLLSIKTGGCPEDCGYCSQSAHYETGVKASKLMNVKHVIDEAAKARDGGATRYCMGAAWRSPKERDMDVVVAMIEGVKALGMETCMTLGMLDLEQAARLKQAGLDYYNHNIDTSEGYYGEVISTRTFADRLETLGHVRAVGMKVCCGGIVGMGEEKTDRIDMLVTLANLPEPPESVPINMLIPIEGTPLAAADAIDPIDFVRIVALARVMMPKSCVRLSAGRTAMSDETQALCFFAGANSIFVGDTLLTADNPGEDKDSLLFQRLGIEPMELATQ; from the coding sequence ATGCAATCGGTCGATGGAACGCCTCCGCGATGGAACCGCAAAGAGGCTGAGGCCATCTACGGCATGCCATTCAACGATCTGCTGTTCCTAGCTCAGACGATCCACCGCCAGAACTTCGATCGAAACCGAGTGCAGCTGTCGCGGCTCCTTAGCATCAAGACCGGCGGCTGCCCCGAAGATTGCGGCTATTGCAGCCAGTCTGCGCATTACGAAACCGGGGTGAAGGCGTCGAAGCTGATGAACGTCAAGCATGTCATCGACGAAGCGGCCAAGGCGCGTGATGGCGGCGCAACGCGCTATTGCATGGGCGCGGCGTGGCGAAGTCCCAAGGAGCGCGACATGGACGTCGTGGTCGCCATGATCGAGGGCGTCAAGGCGCTCGGCATGGAGACCTGCATGACACTCGGCATGCTCGATCTTGAGCAAGCTGCTCGCCTGAAGCAGGCCGGTCTCGACTACTATAACCACAACATCGATACCTCTGAGGGCTACTATGGCGAGGTTATTTCAACCAGGACTTTTGCCGACCGGCTGGAAACGCTTGGGCACGTGCGCGCGGTTGGGATGAAAGTCTGCTGCGGCGGCATCGTCGGGATGGGAGAAGAAAAGACCGATCGCATCGACATGCTGGTCACGCTGGCGAACCTGCCCGAGCCGCCGGAAAGCGTGCCGATCAACATGCTTATTCCCATCGAAGGCACGCCGCTTGCCGCGGCCGACGCCATCGATCCGATCGATTTCGTCCGCATCGTTGCGCTCGCGCGGGTGATGATGCCGAAATCCTGTGTAAGGCTGTCCGCCGGCAGGACGGCGATGAGCGACGAAACGCAGGCGTTGTGCTTCTTTGCCGGCGCTAACTCGATCTTTGTCGGCGACACGCTGCTGACGGCGGACAATCCCGGCGAGGACAAGGATAGCCTTCTGTTCCAGCGTCTCGGCATCGAGCCGATGGAACTCGCCACGCAATGA
- a CDS encoding 8-amino-7-oxononanoate synthase has product MNEAILARYDASLRGLARKDRLRTLAPRAGLDFSSNDYLGLAASKRLGEAVAAAIARGTPVGATGSRLLRGNAPEHEQLEADAAAFFGADRALFFGSGYIANFALLTALPQKGDLLVLDELAHASMHEGAQAGRAEFKLAAHNDVDAVEDAITRWRAEGGMGRVWIAVESLYSMDGDRAPMESLVAMADRHQAFIVVDEAHATGIWGPDGRGLAAACQGRDNIVTLHSCGKALGASGALVTGPRTLCDYLVNRCRPFIYATAPSPLMAVAAREALTILSDEPMRRAQLQERVACAGRQLAERCGVVPSGSQIQPFVIGDVGRTMAVAAALQARGFDIRGIRPPTVPEGTSRLRISLTLNVDETDISAMVEALVEVLATA; this is encoded by the coding sequence ATGAACGAGGCAATTCTTGCCCGCTATGACGCATCCTTGCGCGGACTGGCGCGCAAGGACCGGTTGCGGACGCTCGCACCGCGCGCCGGTCTCGACTTCTCGTCGAACGATTATCTCGGACTTGCCGCCTCCAAAAGACTTGGCGAAGCGGTTGCGGCGGCGATTGCGCGGGGCACGCCGGTTGGCGCCACCGGGTCGCGGCTGTTGCGCGGCAACGCACCGGAACATGAGCAACTGGAGGCGGACGCCGCGGCATTCTTCGGCGCCGACCGTGCGCTGTTCTTTGGCAGCGGCTACATCGCCAACTTCGCCCTGTTGACCGCGCTGCCGCAGAAAGGCGACCTGCTGGTCCTCGACGAACTCGCCCATGCCAGCATGCATGAGGGCGCGCAGGCCGGGCGCGCCGAGTTCAAGCTGGCCGCGCACAACGACGTCGACGCTGTCGAGGACGCAATCACCCGCTGGCGCGCCGAAGGCGGCATGGGGCGCGTGTGGATCGCCGTCGAAAGCCTTTACAGCATGGATGGCGACCGCGCGCCGATGGAGAGCCTGGTCGCGATGGCCGATCGGCACCAGGCATTCATCGTCGTCGATGAAGCGCATGCCACCGGCATCTGGGGACCGGACGGCCGGGGACTGGCCGCCGCGTGCCAAGGCCGCGACAACATCGTCACGCTCCACTCATGCGGCAAGGCGCTCGGCGCATCCGGTGCACTCGTCACCGGGCCGAGGACACTGTGCGATTATCTCGTCAATCGGTGCCGGCCGTTCATCTACGCCACCGCGCCCTCGCCGCTGATGGCGGTCGCGGCGCGCGAAGCGCTGACTATTCTGTCCGACGAGCCCATGCGCCGCGCTCAGCTGCAGGAACGCGTTGCCTGCGCCGGCCGCCAATTGGCCGAGCGCTGCGGCGTCGTACCCAGCGGCTCGCAGATCCAGCCATTTGTCATCGGCGACGTTGGGCGCACCATGGCGGTGGCGGCGGCCCTGCAGGCACGCGGCTTCGACATACGCGGCATACGTCCGCCGACGGTGCCCGAGGGCACATCGCGCCTGCGCATTTCGCTGACGCTCAACGTCGACGAGACCGACATTTCCGCCATGGTCGAGGCTCTCGTCGAGGTGTTGGCCACAGCATGA
- the bioD gene encoding dethiobiotin synthase, with protein MTKRIVVTGTDTGIGKTVFSAGLAGLLDGFYWKPVQSGLDEETDSEVVARLSGLPDGRVLPEVYRLAMPLSPHRSAEIDGVAIEADDLSFPVLPTPLVIEGAGGLMVPLNRQTRFIDIFEQWRLPVILCARTALGTINHTLLSIEALRARSIPLIGIAFMGEEVADTQRTIVEFGGVPQLGRLPHLGPLTGETLRDAMISGFDLAMIAGGD; from the coding sequence ATGACCAAACGCATCGTCGTCACCGGAACAGACACCGGAATTGGCAAGACAGTATTTTCGGCCGGGCTCGCCGGCCTGCTCGACGGCTTCTACTGGAAGCCGGTGCAATCGGGCCTCGACGAGGAGACTGACAGCGAGGTCGTTGCCCGGCTTTCCGGCTTGCCCGACGGACGCGTGCTGCCCGAAGTCTATCGACTGGCGATGCCGCTGTCGCCGCATCGATCAGCCGAAATCGACGGCGTCGCGATCGAGGCCGACGATCTTTCATTTCCGGTCCTGCCGACACCGCTCGTCATCGAAGGCGCCGGCGGGCTGATGGTGCCGCTCAATCGACAGACAAGGTTCATTGACATATTCGAACAATGGCGGCTGCCGGTCATACTGTGCGCCCGCACCGCGCTCGGCACCATCAATCATACGCTGTTGTCGATCGAGGCCCTGAGAGCCCGCTCCATCCCGCTCATCGGCATTGCCTTCATGGGCGAAGAGGTGGCCGATACGCAAAGGACAATCGTGGAATTCGGCGGCGTGCCGCAGCTCGGCAGGCTGCCGCACCTCGGTCCGCTGACGGGTGAAACGTTGAGAGATGCAATGATTTCCGGCTTCGACCTGGCCATGATTGCCGGAGGCGACTGA
- a CDS encoding adenosylmethionine--8-amino-7-oxononanoate transaminase, whose product MAQSRVWHPFTQHALEPSIPEIVLTEGAYLHKADGSRILDAISSWWVVTHGHRHPRIMKAIETTASSLDQIIFAGFTHEPAERLAEALVGLAPAGLDRVFYSDSGSTSIEVALKMALGYFRNIGAPRSRIVVMEHGYHGDTIGAMSVGARGVFNAAYEPLLFEVDTIPFPAAGREQETLDRFEALSRDRRAAALIVEPLVLGAGGMLMYPAWVLTELKRITEAAGTLLIADEVMTGWGRTGTMFACEQASVSPDILCTSKGLTGGTIPLAATIATDAIFQAHYSEDRKKTFFHSSSYTANPIACAAALANVEIWHDEPVAERIAASSAMQAAGLQRFRDNPRFTDCRATGTIAALDLRTGSAGYLAEIGPKLRAFFLERGLLVRPLGNVLYLLPPYCITGNELDGLYDAIEEAGERFGSKP is encoded by the coding sequence ATGGCGCAGTCTCGAGTCTGGCATCCGTTCACGCAGCACGCGCTAGAGCCCTCGATCCCTGAAATCGTGCTGACTGAAGGCGCCTATCTCCACAAGGCCGACGGCTCCCGCATCCTGGATGCGATTTCTTCCTGGTGGGTCGTCACTCATGGCCACCGCCACCCCCGCATCATGAAGGCCATCGAGACGACCGCGTCGAGCCTCGACCAGATCATCTTCGCGGGCTTCACCCACGAGCCGGCCGAGCGCCTGGCCGAGGCGCTTGTCGGCCTCGCACCCGCCGGCCTCGACCGGGTGTTCTATTCCGACAGTGGCTCGACCTCAATCGAAGTCGCGCTGAAGATGGCGCTCGGCTATTTCCGCAACATCGGCGCGCCGCGTTCGCGCATCGTCGTCATGGAGCACGGCTATCATGGCGACACGATCGGGGCGATGAGCGTCGGCGCCCGTGGCGTGTTCAACGCCGCCTACGAGCCCTTGCTGTTCGAGGTCGACACCATCCCCTTCCCGGCCGCCGGGCGCGAGCAGGAAACGCTGGATCGGTTCGAGGCACTCTCCCGCGACCGGCGCGCCGCCGCGCTGATCGTCGAGCCGCTCGTGCTCGGCGCCGGCGGCATGCTCATGTATCCGGCCTGGGTTCTGACCGAATTGAAGAGGATCACTGAGGCCGCCGGCACGCTGTTGATCGCCGATGAAGTGATGACCGGCTGGGGGCGCACCGGAACCATGTTCGCCTGCGAACAGGCGTCCGTCTCGCCGGACATCCTGTGCACCTCGAAAGGTCTGACCGGTGGTACCATCCCGCTGGCCGCCACGATCGCCACCGATGCCATCTTCCAGGCTCACTATTCCGAGGATCGCAAGAAGACGTTTTTCCATTCGAGCTCCTACACCGCCAATCCGATTGCATGCGCGGCGGCACTTGCCAATGTCGAGATCTGGCACGACGAGCCGGTGGCCGAGCGGATCGCGGCCTCGAGCGCGATGCAGGCCGCTGGCCTCCAGCGCTTTCGCGACAACCCCCGCTTCACCGATTGCCGGGCAACCGGCACCATCGCGGCACTCGACCTACGCACCGGCTCAGCCGGTTATCTGGCCGAGATCGGGCCAAAACTGCGCGCTTTTTTTCTTGAGCGCGGCCTGCTCGTGCGCCCGCTCGGCAATGTCCTGTACCTTCTGCCGCCCTATTGCATTACCGGCAACGAGTTGGATGGGCTCTATGACGCCATCGAGGAGGCCGGCGAACGCTTCGGCTCAAAGCCATGA
- a CDS encoding beta-ketoacyl-ACP synthase III, whose protein sequence is MSRSSRILGFGHHAPARKVENPEIEDRLGLEPGWIEQRTGIRSRFWAADEDTLSALAAHAGDMALTNAGIDRGDIGLLLLATSTPDHLLPPSAPLVAHRLGLGRAGAIDLTGACAGFIYALMFADGFTRLHGKASLVIAANILSRRINSAERASAVLFADAAGAVVIGPCEDTDRGILGASVDSDGSGYGLIQIPAGGSNTPFHGDLDLAQTRMTITDGREVFSKAVEMMTACSRDALTAARLRPQDLDRFVPHQANARIFDAVGRNLGITDHSMVKTIAEYGNSSAATIPLSLSLAHRAQPFRPGEKVLLAAAGAGLSGGALVVGI, encoded by the coding sequence ATGAGCCGATCATCGCGCATTCTCGGGTTTGGCCATCATGCGCCCGCGCGCAAGGTGGAGAATCCGGAAATCGAAGATCGTCTCGGGCTTGAACCCGGCTGGATCGAGCAGCGCACCGGGATACGGTCGCGCTTCTGGGCAGCGGACGAAGACACGCTGTCGGCCCTTGCCGCGCACGCCGGCGACATGGCGCTGACCAATGCCGGTATCGACCGCGGCGACATCGGCCTACTGTTGCTCGCTACCTCCACACCCGATCATCTTCTGCCGCCAAGCGCGCCCCTGGTCGCACATCGGCTGGGACTAGGTCGCGCCGGCGCGATCGACCTGACCGGCGCCTGCGCCGGCTTCATCTATGCGCTGATGTTCGCCGACGGGTTCACCCGCCTGCACGGCAAAGCGAGCCTTGTCATCGCCGCCAACATCCTCAGCCGCCGCATCAATTCGGCCGAGCGCGCCAGCGCCGTGCTGTTTGCCGATGCCGCCGGCGCCGTGGTGATCGGCCCGTGCGAAGACACTGACCGGGGCATTCTTGGTGCTTCGGTGGATTCCGACGGTTCGGGCTACGGGCTGATCCAGATTCCCGCCGGCGGAAGCAACACGCCGTTCCATGGCGACCTCGACCTCGCGCAGACACGGATGACGATCACTGACGGCCGTGAAGTATTCAGCAAGGCCGTGGAGATGATGACCGCCTGCTCGAGAGATGCGCTCACTGCTGCCCGACTGAGGCCGCAAGACCTCGATCGTTTCGTGCCGCATCAGGCCAATGCTCGCATTTTCGACGCGGTCGGCAGGAACCTCGGCATCACAGATCACTCGATGGTCAAGACGATCGCCGAATATGGCAACTCTTCCGCCGCGACGATCCCGCTCTCATTGTCGCTCGCCCATCGGGCGCAGCCGTTTCGGCCTGGCGAGAAAGTCCTCTTGGCGGCAGCGGGTGCGGGTCTCAGCGGCGGCGCGCTTGTCGTGGGAATTTAG
- a CDS encoding MFS transporter has protein sequence MQSENPQPPVSKTLAPFRNKVFRSIWTATQISSLGWLVQTVAISWLMATISASDLMVALVQAASTLPVFFLSVFAGAIADNFSRRWVMFAGHCLIASASMTLMISVGLGFVSPWLILGLGFLAGCGFALNDPAWHASVGDILHKRDIPAAVTLMSVGYNIVRSVGPALGGVILAVFGPLAAFALAAVSDLAPISAIWRTKWEVRSSPLPRERMTTAIHDGVRFTAMSLEIRAATARAALFGLASISILALLPLVVRDQLKSGPIVYGILLAGFGMGAFIAGMGNGFLRKVTSQNRLVAFASVACAVCCLSLALTSSVPVAAISLALGGAGWLITWTGIDVSVQLASPRWVVGRTLSIYYALSAGGMAAGSWIWGSVAQNYSLTSALEGAAGALLLVAAAGIVLPVRPWEETDQESSVFHPPDVALDLKPRSGPIVAKVEYLISEENIEAFLGYMRTRRHVQSRAGARNWTLQRNLQTPSLWTETFRTPTWMDFLRLNHRLTAADKEVGQHLLSLHEGEVPPQTVLSIERTTEAIRTRTSTIFSRPPR, from the coding sequence ATGCAGAGCGAAAATCCTCAACCGCCCGTTTCAAAGACGCTGGCTCCATTTCGAAACAAGGTGTTTCGCTCAATTTGGACGGCCACCCAGATTTCCAGCCTGGGTTGGCTAGTGCAAACGGTCGCCATCAGTTGGCTTATGGCAACGATTTCTGCGTCCGACCTTATGGTTGCACTCGTCCAGGCCGCATCTACATTGCCGGTGTTCTTCCTCTCAGTTTTCGCCGGAGCCATTGCCGACAACTTCAGCCGCCGGTGGGTGATGTTTGCGGGACACTGCCTGATAGCATCGGCGTCGATGACGCTGATGATTTCTGTGGGTCTGGGATTTGTCAGTCCTTGGCTGATTCTCGGGTTAGGTTTCCTGGCCGGCTGCGGCTTTGCCTTGAATGATCCGGCCTGGCACGCTTCGGTCGGCGATATCCTTCACAAACGCGACATTCCGGCCGCAGTGACGCTTATGTCCGTCGGATACAACATTGTGCGCAGCGTTGGTCCGGCCTTAGGGGGCGTGATCCTGGCCGTCTTTGGGCCGCTGGCCGCTTTCGCCTTGGCTGCGGTGAGTGATCTGGCGCCTATAAGCGCGATATGGCGCACCAAATGGGAGGTCCGCTCTTCGCCTCTCCCTCGTGAGAGAATGACGACGGCAATTCATGACGGAGTGCGCTTTACGGCGATGTCTTTGGAGATCAGGGCAGCGACCGCCCGAGCAGCTCTTTTCGGATTGGCAAGCATCTCCATTCTGGCGTTGCTCCCTCTCGTCGTCCGGGATCAGTTGAAGAGTGGGCCAATTGTCTACGGTATCTTATTGGCCGGCTTCGGCATGGGTGCTTTCATCGCGGGCATGGGCAACGGCTTCTTGAGGAAGGTCACGTCTCAAAACAGGCTGGTGGCCTTCGCCTCTGTGGCTTGTGCAGTCTGTTGCCTCTCCCTTGCCCTGACATCGTCGGTTCCTGTGGCGGCCATTTCGCTGGCGCTCGGCGGAGCGGGTTGGCTTATCACCTGGACGGGCATTGACGTGTCGGTGCAGTTGGCAAGCCCAAGGTGGGTTGTAGGCCGCACGCTCTCCATTTACTACGCCTTGAGCGCAGGCGGTATGGCTGCTGGCAGCTGGATCTGGGGTTCTGTCGCGCAAAACTATTCCTTGACCTCAGCATTGGAGGGCGCCGCGGGCGCTCTGTTGCTGGTTGCAGCAGCGGGGATCGTGTTGCCGGTCCGTCCCTGGGAAGAAACGGATCAAGAAAGTTCAGTTTTTCATCCGCCGGACGTGGCTCTCGATCTGAAACCCAGAAGTGGCCCTATCGTGGCCAAGGTCGAGTATTTGATATCGGAGGAAAATATCGAGGCCTTTCTGGGCTACATGCGCACGCGGCGACACGTCCAGAGCCGTGCCGGTGCACGAAACTGGACGCTCCAGCGAAATCTGCAAACACCGTCACTTTGGACGGAGACATTCCGCACCCCCACCTGGATGGACTTTCTCCGCCTAAATCATCGACTCACCGCAGCAGATAAGGAAGTCGGCCAGCATCTCCTGTCACTGCATGAAGGAGAGGTGCCTCCGCAGACAGTGCTTTCGATTGAACGAACGACCGAGGCAATTCGTACCCGTACCTCGACAATCTTTTCTCGTCCTCCAAGATGA